The following nucleotide sequence is from Streptomyces sp. HUAS CB01.
CAAGCTCGCCCCCAAGCTCAAGCGCGAGCTGGAGATCATCGCCGAGGACGGCCGCCGCGCCAAGAACCACCTGCTGGAGGCCAACCTCCGACTGGTCGTCTCGCTGGCCAAGCGCTACACCGGCCGCGGCATGCTCTTCCTGGACCTGATCCAGGAGGGCAACCTCGGTCTGATCCGCGCCGTCGAGAAGTTCGACTACACCAAGGGCTACAAGTTCTCCACGTACGCCACCTGGTGGATCCGTCAGGCGATCACCCGCGCCATGGCCGACCAGGCCCGCACCATCCGTATCCCGGTGCACATGGTCGAGGTCATCAACAAGCTCGCGCGCGTGCAGCGCCAGATGCTCCAGGACCTGGGCCGTGAGCCCACCCCGGAGGAGCTGGCCAAGGAGCTCGACATGACCCCGGAGAAGGTCATCGAGGTCCAGAAGTACGGCCGTGAGCCGATCTCGCTCCACACCCCCCTGGGTGAGGACGGCGACAGCGAGTTCGGCGACCTGATCGAGGACTCCGAGGCCGTCGTCCCGGCCGACGCCGTCAGCTTCACGCTCCTCCAGGAGCAGCTGCACTCGGTGCTCGACACGCTCTCGGAGCGTGAGGCGGGCGTCGTCTCCATGCGCTTCGGTCTCACGGACGGTCAGCCGAAGACGCTCGACGAGATCGGCAAGGTCTACGGCGTGACGCGTGAGCGGATCCGCCAGATCGAGTCCAAGACGATGTCCAAGCTGCGCCACCCGTCCCGGTCCCAGGTCCTGCGGGACTACCTGGACTAGGACGAGGCGGCAGCCGCACGACGGAGGGCCCGGCATCCCGAGGGAGCCGGGCCCTTTCCGTGTCCCGCCCGCTCGGCCGTCGTCCGCGGCCGGCCTCGGTGGTCCGCCCGCCGCCCGGCGGCGCTCGCTCACCGCTCTCGCGCGGGTGCGGACCGTGCCCGGCTGGCCGACGCTGAGTGGACGGAGAGCACCGGAGAGTCAGGAGAGCGCATGCGACGTCCCATCACCCGATCCCTGACGACGGCCCTGGCCATGGCCTCCGCGGCCGCTCTGTCACCCCTCCTCGTCCAGGCTCCGGCGGCCGCCGACAGCGTGATCATCGGAGGGGCCGCGGTGCGGTCCTCGGAGATTCCCTGGGTGGTCGCCCTGTCCAGCCGTGACCGGTTCGGAGGTACCCGGGCCGGTCAGTTCTGCGGTGGCGTCCTGGTGGCGCCGACGAAGGTGCTCACCGCGGCCCACTGCCTCAGCCGCGAGGTGCTGGGGACACCGGTGAGCGAGGTGCGGGACCTGCGGGTGATCGCGGGCCGCGAGGACCTGCGCGGCCCCGGCGGCCGGGAGATCCCCGTGAAGAAGGTGCAGCTCGCCCCGGGGTACGACCCGGTGACCAGCTCGGCGGATCTCGCCGTGCTCACCCTCGGCGACGCGCTGCCCGCTCAGCACGCGATCGCCACGGCCCGTCGCGGTGACGAGGCGTACCGGCCGGGGACGGCAGCGACGGTCTACGGCTGGGGCGACACGACGGGGGCGGGCACGTACGCCCGCACACTGCACGCCGCGCCGGTGCGGGTGCAGCCGGACTCCGTGTGCGGGCAGGCCTACCCCGGGAGCGTGATGGGGGGCCGCTACATGCCGGCGACGATGATGTGCGCCGGTGACGCGAGCGGGGGACACGACGCCTGCCAGGGCGACAGCGGCGGCCCTCTGGTGGCCCAGGGCCGGCTGATCGGGATCGTCTCCTGGGGCAGCGGATGCGGCCGGGCCGACGCCCCGGGGGTCTACACCCGGGTCGGTGAGGTGCTGCCGACGGTGGCCGACCACCGGTGAGGCCTGCGCCAGTTGGTGAGAGGACGAGCACTTTCGGCCATGGACGGGTAGGAATTCCCGCCCTGTTGACCGCCCCCGGTGCGAGGTCTGTCACGGAATGCGGTCACATCGGCGCGGTGCGTCACGAAATGGGGCGCGGGCATACGAGAACGGGCGGCCACCCCCTGGAGAGGGTGGCCGCCCGTCGGCCGGCCCTGGACCGGCCCCTGGCTCGTCGTGGATGCGACGTCAGTGCTCGTCTTCTCCGGCACCGGCCGGTACGGCCGTAAGACGGTCCGTCTCATCCTGTATCTCAGCGGCGATCTTCTTGAGTTCCGGCTCGAACTTGCGCCCGTGGTGGGCACAGAAGAGCAGCTCACCGCCGCTTGTCAGGACGACGCGCAGGTACGCCTGGGCGCCGCAGCGGTCGCAGCGGTCAGCGGCCGTCAGCGGGCTCGCGGGGGTCAGAACAGTAGTCACGTCGCCTCTTCTCTAGCTCGACGAGCTGTCGTACCAGGGTCAACATCCAACCAGGCCGAAAACGTTCCCGCTCGTGCCTTTTCCCTGAAACTTCTTCGTCAAGGTGGCTGTCTGCTGCCGGTTGGCGGCGAATGTGCCGTATTGCTTAGCTTTACGGTTTCGCTTGCTTCTCGGGTCTTGAGTCCTCCCGGCTGGGTTGCCGGTTGTTCATGAGGACGTGCCCGGAGCCTAAATGGTTCATGCCTGGAAGGGAACGTGATGTGCACGTCACCCCATCGAGGGATCGAACGTGTATGCGACTCTGCACTAGCATGTTGAATCATGAGGGTGGCGTTACATCGGCTCTACCAGGCCTCGGTACCCTCTGACCGGCGACCGACGCCGGGCCACTTCCCCCACACGGCCACATTCAAATTCAGCGAGGAGCGAACCGCGTGACCGCCGAAACGTCCGTGCCGTCGAGTGCGCTGCTGACCGCAGACCGTGACGGTTCCAACTACACCGCGCGGCACCTGCTCGTCCTCGAAGGGCTCGAAGCCGTTCGCAAGCGGCCGGGTATGTACATCGGCTCGACCGACAGCCGCGGCCTGATGCACTGCCTGTGGGAAATCATCGACAACTCGGTGGACGAGGCCCTCGGTGGTTACTGCGACCACATCGAGGTCATCCTCCACGACGACGGCTCGGTGGAGGTCCGCGACAACGGCCGCGGCATTCCGGTCGACGTCGAGCCCAAGACCGGGCTGTCCGGCGTCGAGGTCGTCATGACGAAGCTGCACGCCGGCGGAAAGTTCGGCGGCGGCTCCTACGCGGCCTCCGGCGGTCTGCACGGCGTCGGCGCCTCCGTCGTCAACGCGCTCTCCGCCCGCCTGGACGTCGAGGTCGACCGGGGCGGCGCGACCCACTCGATCAGCTTCCGGCGGGGTGTCCCCGGCATCTTCACCGAGTCCGGCCCGGACGCGCCCTTCGACCCGGCGAACGGGCTGATCAAGGGCAAGCGGGTCCCCAAGAACCGCACCGGTACCCGTGTCCGCTACTGGGCGGACCGGCAGATCTTCCTCAAGGACGCGAAGCTCGCGCTGGAGACGCTCCACCAGCGCGCCCGCCAGACGGCGTTCCTCGTGCCCGGCCTCACCCTCGTGGTCCGCGACGAGCGCGACCTGGAGGGCGAGGGCAAGTCGCAGGAGATCTTCCGCTTCGACGGCGGCATCAGCGAGTTCTGCGAGTACCTCGCCCAGGACAAGGCCGTCTGCGACGTTCTGCGACTGACCGGTCACGGCACGTTCAAGGAGACCGTCCCGGTCCTCGACGACCGCGGCCACATGACGCCGACCGAGGTCACCCGTGAACTCGGCGTCGACATCGCGCTGCGCTGGGGCACCGGTTACGACACGTCGGTCAAGTCGTTCGTGAACATCATCGCCACCCCCAAGGGCGGCACCCACGTCACCGGCTTCGAGCGCTCCGTCACCAAGACCATGAACGAGGTGCTCCGCTCCGCCAAGCTCCTTCGCGTCGCCGAGGACGACATCGTCAAGGACGACGCCCTCGAAGGGCTGACCGCCGTCGTGACCGTGCGGCTCGCCGAGCCCCAGTTCGAGGGCCAGACCAAGGAGGTCCTCGGCACGTCCGCCGCCAACCGCATCGTGGCCAATGTGGTCGCCAAGGAACTCAAGGCGTTTCTGACCTCGACCAAGCGCGACGCCAAGGCGCAGGCGCGGGCCGTCCTGGAGAAGGCCGTCGCCGCCGCGCGCACCCGGATCGCCGCCCGCCAGCACAAGGAGGCGCAGCGCCGGAAGACGGCCCTTGAGTCGTCCTCGCTGCCCGCGAAGCTCGCGGACTGCCGCAGCGACGACGTCGAGCGCAGCGAACTCTTCATCGTCGAGGGAGACTCCGCGCTCGGCACGGCCAAGCTCGCCCGGAATTCGGAGTTCCAGGCGCTGCTGCCGATCCGCGGCAAGATCCTCAACGTGCAGAAGTCGTCGGTCTCCGACATGCTCAAGAACGCCGAGTGCGGCTCGATCATCCAGGTCATAGGGGCGGGGTCCGGCCGGACCTTCGACATCGACGCCGCCCGCTACGGCAAGATCGTCCTGCTCGTGGACGCCGACGTCGACGGCGCGCACATCCGCTGTCTGCTGCTCACGCTCTTCCAGCGCTACATGCGGCCGATGGTCGAGGCCGGCCGGGTCTTCGCCGCCGTGCCGCCGCTGCACCGGATCGAGCTGGTCCAGCCCAAGAAGGGCCAGGACAAGTACGTGTACACGTACTCGGACAACGAACTCCGCTCCACGCTGCTGGAGTTCCAGCGCAAGGGGATCCGCTTCAAGGACTCGATCCAGCGCTACAAGGGCCTGGGCGAGATGGACGCCGACCAGCTCGCGGAGACCACCATGGACCCGAGGCACCGCACGCTGCGCCGGATCAACATCGGCGACCTGGAGGCGGCGGAGCAGGTCTTCGACCTGCTGATGGGCAACGAGGTCGCGCCGCGCAAGGAGTTCATCACCAGTTCCGCGGCGACCCTGGACCGCTCGCGCATCGACGCCTGACCCCTGCCCCGGGCGGAGCGCCGGCCTCCGTCACCTAATGGGGTGAAGAGCAGAAGAGAAGAGTCCGGGATCCCCCCGTTCTGTCCATCCTTGGGCACGCGGCCGTAACGGTGCGCTGACAAGGAGAACTGAGCGTGGAGAAGCAGCAAGGCCGGGACGGCGATGCGGTCCGCATCGACGACCCGTGGTACGACGCGCTGGCCTCCGGCTGGGGCGAACCGGGCGGTGCGGACGAGTCCGTACTCCCGGCGCCCCCGGCCGCGGGAGCCGGCGGACACCGCCACCGGGCGAGCGACATCTATCTGGAAGTGCACCGCAGCGCGGCCTTCCAGGAGGTCCGCAGCCGCTACCGGCGGTTCGTCGTGCCGGCGACCACTGCGTTCTTCATCTGGTACGTGGCGTACGTGATCACGGCCACCGCGGCACCCGCGCTGATGGCGCGGCCGGTGGCCGGCGCGGTCAACGTGGCGATGGTGGCCGGGCTCGGCCAGTTCCTCAGCACCTTCCTGCTGACCTGGGCGTACGCGCGTCATGCCCGGTTGCGCAGGGACCGTGCCGCGCTCGATCTCCGCTGGGCGGTCTTCGACCGGACGCGGGACACCGAAGCGGCGGGCGGCGACCCCGCCGACGGCATCCGGCTGCCCCGGCAGACCGACGCGGCGCGGGAGAACGAGCGTTGACGGGCGATCACCAGACCCTGGCCCTCGTGCTGTTCAGCGCGTTCATCGCGGTGACCCTGGCCATCACCACCTGGGTCAGTCGCAACCGGCGGGGCTCGGCGGAGGAGTTCTACGCCGGCGGACGGCTCTTCTCACCGATGGAGAACGGCTTCGCGATCGCGGGCGACTACATGTCGGCGGCCTCCTTCCTCGGCATCTCGGGTCTCATCGCGCTCTACGGCTACGACGGAATGCTGTACTCGGTGGGGTTCCTCGTCGCCTGGCTCGTGGTGCTGTTCCTGGTGGCCGAACTGGTCCGCAACTGCGGACGGTTCACGCTCGCCGACGTCGTCGCCAGCCGGATGAGCGAGCGTCCCGTCCGTATCGCCGCGGGAACCTCCTCGGTCGCCGTGTCCGTGCTCTACCTGGTGGCACAGATGGTGGGAGCGGGCAGTCTGGTCGCCCTGCTCCTCGGCGGGACGAGCGAGGCCGCCCGTTCGTGGACGGTCATCGGCGTGGGCGCGCTGATGGTCGTCTACGTGTCGATGGGAGGGATGCGGGCCACCACCTGGATCCAGATCGTCAAGGCCGTACTGCTGATGGCCGGCGCCACCGCGCTCACCGTGCTGGTCCTGACCCGCTTCCACGGGGACGTCAACGAACTGCTCGACTCCGCCGCCGCGCAGAGCGGGCACGGCAAGGACTTCCTCTCGCCCGGACTGCGGTACGGCACGGACTGGACCGCGCGCCTGGACTTCATCAGTCTCGGGCTCGCCCTGGTGCTCGGGACCGCCGGTCTGCCGCACATCCTGTCCCGCTTCTACACCGTGCCCACGGCGCGGGCGGCCCGTCGCTCGGTCGTCTGGTCCATCGGACTCATCGGCAGCTTCTACCTGATGACGATCGTTCTCGGGTTCGGCGCGGCGGCCGTCCTCGGCACCGACGAGGTGCGCTCGTCGAACGCCGCGGGGAACACGGCGGTCCCCCTGCTCGCCCTCGACCTCGGCGGTGGGGCGGGCTCCACCGGAGGCACGGTGCTGTTCGCCGTCGTCGCCGCGGTGGCCTTCGCGACGATCCTGGCCGTCGTCGCCGGTATCACCCTCGCCTCGTCGGCGTCGGTCGCCCACGACCTGTACGCGTCGCTGAGGAGGCGGCACGGCAAGGGACACAGCGAGGTGGCGGTGGCACGGGTCGCCGCCGCGGCGATCGGCGCCGCCGCGATCGCGCTCGGTCTGCTCGCACGTGACCTCAACGTGGCGTTCCTGGTGGGGCTCGCCTTCGCCGTCGCCGCCTCGGCGAACCTGCCGGTGCTGCTCTACTCGCTGTTCTGGCGGAACTTCACCACCCGCGGCGCGGTCTGGTCGGTGTACGGCGGCCTGTTCCCCGCGGTCCTGCTCGTGCTGCTCTCACCGGTGGTGTCGGGCAGCCCCGAGGCGCTCTTCCCCGAACTGGACTTCCAGTTCTTCCCGCTGCAGAACCCGGGCCTCGTCTCCGTCCCGCTCGGCTTCCTCGCCGGCTGGCTCGGCACGGTGACGTCCTCCGAGGTGCCGGACGAGGCGAAGCACGCCGAGACGGAGGTCCGGGCGCTGACGGGCGCGGGCGCGGTCTGAGGGGGGCCGCCGACGGCGTCGCCGGCCGGGGGTTCCGATCAGGCGCGGCCGTCCCCGCTCGCCGTCCACGTGTAGCGGTGCTCGGGGCGCCCCGTTTCCCCGTAGCGGAGGCTGAGCCGGACGCGGGCCGAGCGTTCCAGGAGCTTCAGATAGCGCTGTGCGGTCTGGCGGCTCACGCCCGCGCGTTCGGCGATCTCCTGTGCGGAGAGCGGGGTGTCGGCGGCCATCAGGACCCTGCGCACCAGCCCGGCGGTGGTGGGGGAGTGGCCCTTGGGAAGGGCAGGGGACGGAGTGGCGGAGAGGGCGCCGAAGATGCGGTCGACCTCGGCCTGTTCGGCCTCACCGCCGCCGTCCAGGGTGCGGCGCAGGCCCGCGTAGGCCTCCAGCCTGGCGCGCAGCCCCGCGAAGTTGAAGGGCTTGACCAGGTACTGGAGCGCGCCGTGCCGCATCGCTGCCTGGACGGTGGCGACGTCGCGCGCCGCCGTCACCATGATCACATCGGTGTGGTGGCCGAGCCGGCGCAGCTCCCGGACGACGGCCAGTCCGTTCTCGTCCGGGAGGTAGTGGTCCAGCAGGATCAGGTCGACCGGCCTCTCGGCGATGAGGTCGAGCGCCTCGGCGGCGGAGTGCGCCAGGGCCGCGACCCGGAAGCCGGGCACCTTGGCCACGTACGCGGCGTTGATCTCGGCGACGCGGATGTCGTCGTCCACGACCAGGACCTCGATCAGTGCGTCCGCCCCGGCCGTCATCGCGTGCCCTCCGTCGTCGTGAGTCCCGGGTCGAGGCCGGGGTCGGCCAGCGCCTCGGGCAGGACGACGGTGAACTCCGCGCCCCCACCCGTCGCCGGCCCGGCCTCCGCCACCCGTACGCTGCCACCCTGCCGTTCCGCGAAGCGCCGGACCAGGGCCAGCCCCAGCCCGCGCTTGCCGTGTGCCGGCAGTTCCTTCGTGGACCAGCCCTCGGTGAAGATCAGTTCGCGCTGCCCGGCGGGAACCCCCGGTCCGCTGTCCGAGACCCGCAGGAGGACGGTGCGGTCCTCGACGAGCACCTCGATCTCCACGCGCGGGTCCTCGGACGCGCCTGCCGCGTCCAGCGCGTTGTCGACGAGGTTGCCGGCGACGGTGACCAGGCCGCGTGGGTCGACGAGCCGGTCGGGCAGCAGCGTGCCGGACGCGATCCGCAGCGAGACGCCCCGCTCGGCCGCCACCGTCGCCTTGCCGACCAGAAGCGACGCCAGCAGGGGGTCGTGGATCTTCTCGGTGACCTGCTCCGCCGTGGCCCGGTGCACGCCCACGGCCTCGGTCACGAACTCGACCGCTTCCTCGTGCATCTCCAGCTCCAGCAGCCCCAGCAGCGTGTGCATCCGGTTCGCGTGCTCGTGGTCCTGGGCGCGCAGTGCGTCGATCAGTCCCCGGGTGGAGTCCAGCTCCCTGCCCAGCTGCTCCAGTTCGGTCCGGTCGCGCAGCGTGGCGACGGCGCCGCCGTCGTCCGTCGGCATCCGGTTGGCGATCAGGACGCGATGGCCCCGTACCGTCACCAGGTCCTCGCCCGTGACCCGCCCGGCGAGCACGTCCGCGGTGCGGCCCGGCCCGAGCGCGTCCTCGAGCAGGCTGCCGCCGGCCTCGGGGCCGAGCCCGAGCAACCGCTGGGCCTCGTCGTTCATGAGCCGGATCCGGCCGGCCCCGTCGAGGGCGACCACCCCTTCACGGATGCCGTGGAGCATCGCCTCGCGCTCGGCGAGGAGCGCGGAGATGTCGGAGAAGGCGAGGTCGTGGGTCTTGCGCTGGAGCCGGCGGGAGATCATGTAGGCGGCCAGGGCGCCGACGGCGAGGGCCCCGCCCGCGTAGGCGAGGAGGCCGGGGATCGCGCCGAGCAGCCGGTCCCGGACGCTGTCGTACTCGATACCGACGGAGACCGCGCCGATGATCCGGCCGTCGGCGTCGTGCAGCGGGACCTTGCCCCGGGCGGAGCGGCCGAGCGTCCCGCTCTCGATTCCCATCACGTGCCGGCCGGCCAGCGGCAGACTCGGGTCGGTGGAGACGACCTCGCCGATCTCGCTGGGGTCGGTGTGGGACCAGCGCACTCCGCGCCGGTCCATGACCACGACGTACTCGGCCCCGGTGCTCCGCCGGATCCGTTCCGCCTCGGTCTGGACGGGGCCGTTCCCGGAGGGTTCCGAGGTGAGAAGGCCCTCGGCGACCCGCGGTGACGCGGTCGTCTCGGCTATGGCCAGCGCGCGGCGCATCGCCTGGTCGTCCAGCTGGGCGCTGAGCGGTGCCAGGAAGAGGCCGGTGGCCAGCACGGTGACACCGGTGGCGATGGCCAGCTGCATCAGCAGGACCTGTGCGAAGACCCGCCGCGGCCAGCCGAACCGCCGCCGTCTCGGGGGCACGCCTGCGGGGCCGGTCGATGCGGGGCTCATACACATGCACGGTAGGCGTCCGGGACGGCCTTCGGGAAATCCCGTGCTGCGGTGGCCCGCGGGACGCGACGGCCGAAAATTCTCAGGCGTGGCGCGGCACACTGCCGTTCACGGGACCGGCGCTGGTCCTCGGCTTCGCCGTGCCCTTCGTCGTCGCGCTCGTGACCAATGAGTTCCGGCACGCCCAGGCGTATCTGCGGCTGCTGATGTACC
It contains:
- a CDS encoding S1 family serine peptidase; this encodes MRRPITRSLTTALAMASAAALSPLLVQAPAAADSVIIGGAAVRSSEIPWVVALSSRDRFGGTRAGQFCGGVLVAPTKVLTAAHCLSREVLGTPVSEVRDLRVIAGREDLRGPGGREIPVKKVQLAPGYDPVTSSADLAVLTLGDALPAQHAIATARRGDEAYRPGTAATVYGWGDTTGAGTYARTLHAAPVRVQPDSVCGQAYPGSVMGGRYMPATMMCAGDASGGHDACQGDSGGPLVAQGRLIGIVSWGSGCGRADAPGVYTRVGEVLPTVADHR
- a CDS encoding DUF7455 domain-containing protein, with the translated sequence MTTVLTPASPLTAADRCDRCGAQAYLRVVLTSGGELLFCAHHGRKFEPELKKIAAEIQDETDRLTAVPAGAGEDEH
- a CDS encoding DNA gyrase/topoisomerase IV subunit B, producing MTAETSVPSSALLTADRDGSNYTARHLLVLEGLEAVRKRPGMYIGSTDSRGLMHCLWEIIDNSVDEALGGYCDHIEVILHDDGSVEVRDNGRGIPVDVEPKTGLSGVEVVMTKLHAGGKFGGGSYAASGGLHGVGASVVNALSARLDVEVDRGGATHSISFRRGVPGIFTESGPDAPFDPANGLIKGKRVPKNRTGTRVRYWADRQIFLKDAKLALETLHQRARQTAFLVPGLTLVVRDERDLEGEGKSQEIFRFDGGISEFCEYLAQDKAVCDVLRLTGHGTFKETVPVLDDRGHMTPTEVTRELGVDIALRWGTGYDTSVKSFVNIIATPKGGTHVTGFERSVTKTMNEVLRSAKLLRVAEDDIVKDDALEGLTAVVTVRLAEPQFEGQTKEVLGTSAANRIVANVVAKELKAFLTSTKRDAKAQARAVLEKAVAAARTRIAARQHKEAQRRKTALESSSLPAKLADCRSDDVERSELFIVEGDSALGTAKLARNSEFQALLPIRGKILNVQKSSVSDMLKNAECGSIIQVIGAGSGRTFDIDAARYGKIVLLVDADVDGAHIRCLLLTLFQRYMRPMVEAGRVFAAVPPLHRIELVQPKKGQDKYVYTYSDNELRSTLLEFQRKGIRFKDSIQRYKGLGEMDADQLAETTMDPRHRTLRRINIGDLEAAEQVFDLLMGNEVAPRKEFITSSAATLDRSRIDA
- a CDS encoding DUF485 domain-containing protein, producing the protein MEKQQGRDGDAVRIDDPWYDALASGWGEPGGADESVLPAPPAAGAGGHRHRASDIYLEVHRSAAFQEVRSRYRRFVVPATTAFFIWYVAYVITATAAPALMARPVAGAVNVAMVAGLGQFLSTFLLTWAYARHARLRRDRAALDLRWAVFDRTRDTEAAGGDPADGIRLPRQTDAARENER
- a CDS encoding solute symporter family protein, which produces MTGDHQTLALVLFSAFIAVTLAITTWVSRNRRGSAEEFYAGGRLFSPMENGFAIAGDYMSAASFLGISGLIALYGYDGMLYSVGFLVAWLVVLFLVAELVRNCGRFTLADVVASRMSERPVRIAAGTSSVAVSVLYLVAQMVGAGSLVALLLGGTSEAARSWTVIGVGALMVVYVSMGGMRATTWIQIVKAVLLMAGATALTVLVLTRFHGDVNELLDSAAAQSGHGKDFLSPGLRYGTDWTARLDFISLGLALVLGTAGLPHILSRFYTVPTARAARRSVVWSIGLIGSFYLMTIVLGFGAAAVLGTDEVRSSNAAGNTAVPLLALDLGGGAGSTGGTVLFAVVAAVAFATILAVVAGITLASSASVAHDLYASLRRRHGKGHSEVAVARVAAAAIGAAAIALGLLARDLNVAFLVGLAFAVAASANLPVLLYSLFWRNFTTRGAVWSVYGGLFPAVLLVLLSPVVSGSPEALFPELDFQFFPLQNPGLVSVPLGFLAGWLGTVTSSEVPDEAKHAETEVRALTGAGAV
- a CDS encoding response regulator, translated to MIEVLVVDDDIRVAEINAAYVAKVPGFRVAALAHSAAEALDLIAERPVDLILLDHYLPDENGLAVVRELRRLGHHTDVIMVTAARDVATVQAAMRHGALQYLVKPFNFAGLRARLEAYAGLRRTLDGGGEAEQAEVDRIFGALSATPSPALPKGHSPTTAGLVRRVLMAADTPLSAQEIAERAGVSRQTAQRYLKLLERSARVRLSLRYGETGRPEHRYTWTASGDGRA
- a CDS encoding ATP-binding protein, which encodes MSPASTGPAGVPPRRRRFGWPRRVFAQVLLMQLAIATGVTVLATGLFLAPLSAQLDDQAMRRALAIAETTASPRVAEGLLTSEPSGNGPVQTEAERIRRSTGAEYVVVMDRRGVRWSHTDPSEIGEVVSTDPSLPLAGRHVMGIESGTLGRSARGKVPLHDADGRIIGAVSVGIEYDSVRDRLLGAIPGLLAYAGGALAVGALAAYMISRRLQRKTHDLAFSDISALLAEREAMLHGIREGVVALDGAGRIRLMNDEAQRLLGLGPEAGGSLLEDALGPGRTADVLAGRVTGEDLVTVRGHRVLIANRMPTDDGGAVATLRDRTELEQLGRELDSTRGLIDALRAQDHEHANRMHTLLGLLELEMHEEAVEFVTEAVGVHRATAEQVTEKIHDPLLASLLVGKATVAAERGVSLRIASGTLLPDRLVDPRGLVTVAGNLVDNALDAAGASEDPRVEIEVLVEDRTVLLRVSDSGPGVPAGQRELIFTEGWSTKELPAHGKRGLGLALVRRFAERQGGSVRVAEAGPATGGGAEFTVVLPEALADPGLDPGLTTTEGTR